A region from the Plutella xylostella chromosome 6, ilPluXylo3.1, whole genome shotgun sequence genome encodes:
- the LOC105389551 gene encoding uncharacterized protein LOC105389551, with protein sequence MEKLSYKSLSPHVKMLQVSGILPLERDVPPWKYRLHQAYTALMTVIPYLYALQNLGHMYKVRHDAVQVMDSMFLLLSYINMIYKKMVLLLDADQVYELLHVMKGPLFNQDDAAHREILTNHAARALSSLKLFHYLALCSCFFWMAFPTFEHFRGYDLYFPLWMPIDPNKPVNFYIVMLYLFVQWEYHAVVQCTFDLFASYMLAQCTTQVYILRLDLESAVERSHEKARQENISFSDAFHHVFTVSLLHFNEISRMVTNTQKVFGGAAFCQICVTGWIICTTAYRVVDMDLKSIEFISMVTYLSCVFVQLVLYCNNGNQLAIESDKILNSAYIMDWLQLPVTHRRSLLIFLERVRTPIQVVAGHIIPLSAATLVQAMSELAFSSMEPHLRVLRASGSYHLDRGSTPPWRYRLHRVYMGFVIFLPYLYVAQELAYVYTVRGNPDQVIYGLFKLFSYIDFIYKKMVLLLKADRVEKLLNTMKALKIPGPLFNQEGHHHREILLTQVASAKSTLYIFNFMGNLSCLVWLLVPIVQYSRGHEIRFPLLFPVEINKAPNFYIIMVYLSIQWVNHAYINSTLDVFMSCLLGQCTAQIRILRLDLETAVARSHEKARQESISFSEAFHKLFTVSLLHHKEIVRMAVNIEDIFGGAMFCQIVVTGWIFCTTAYRAVDMNPASVEFCSMITYITCVMVELVLYCLFGNRLAIESDKISNSAYSMDWLQLPVTHRRSLFIFLERVRTPIQVVAGYIIPLSASTLVQVLKSSYTFYAVLNKSKEI encoded by the exons ATGGAAAAGCTCTCCTACAAAAGCCTGTCCCCACATGTGAAGATGCTCCAAGTGAGCGGGATTCTGCCGCTGGAGCGAGACGTCCCTCCGTGGAAGTACCGGCTGCACCAGGCATACACCGCCCTCATGACTGTCATTCCGTACTTGTACGCTTTGCAGAATTTGGGACACATGTATAAG GTTCGCCACGACGCAGTCCAGGTGATGGACTCCATGTTTCTGCTGCTGTCGTACATCAACATGATCTACAAGAAGATGGTGTTGCTGCTGGATGCTGATCAAGTTTATGAATTGCTGCATGTTATGAAAG GCCCTCTTTTCAACCAAGACGATGCAGCTCACAGGGAAATCCTCACCAACCACGCGGCCCGCGCCTTGTCCAGCCTAAAACTCTTCCACTATCTGGCCCTTTGTTCCTGTTTCTTTTGGATGGCGTTCCCCACCTTTGAGCATTTCCGCGGCTATGACTTGTATTTTCCACTGTGGATGCCGATTGATCCTAATAAACCGGTTAA TTTCTACATAGTGATgctgtatttatttgtacaatgGGAGTACCATGCCGTTGTACAATGTACCTTCGATCTGTTTGCGTCGTACATGCTGGCTCAGTGCACTACACAAGTTTACATTTTAAG GCTGGACTTGGAGTCTGCAGTTGAACGAAGCCACGAGAAGGCTCGACAGGAAAATATCAGTTTCTCTGATGCATTTCATCATGTTTTTACAGTTTCACTTTTACACTTCAATGAAATTTCCCG GATGGTAACCAATACACAGAAAGTGTTTGGAGGAGCTGCGTTTTGTCAAATCTGCGTCACGGGCTGGATCATCTGCACCACCGCCTACAGAGTCGTGGAT ATGGACCTGAAGTCAATAGAATTTATTTCAATGGTGACGTACCTATCTTGCGTTTTCGTACAACTGGTCTTATATTGCAATAATGGCAACCAACTTGCAATCGAG AGCGACAAAATATTGAACTCGGCATACATCATGGACTGGCTACAACTCCCCGTGACTCATCGCAGGTCGCTGTTGATTTTCCTGGAGAGAGTCAGGACTCCCATACAAGTGGTGGCGGGGCATATTATACCACTCTCAGCAGCCACATTAGTACAG GCTATGTCAGAGCTGGCGTTCAGCAGTATGGAACCCCACTTGAGGGTGCTCCGGGCGAGCGGCTCCTACCACCTGGACCGCGGCTCCACGCCTCCATGGAGGTACAGACTACACCGGGTCTACATGGGCTTTGTCATCTTCCTCCCCTACTTGTATGTAGCTCAGGAGTTAGCTTATGTTTACACG GTACGAGGTAATCCAGATCAAGTAATTTACGGATTATTCAAGTTATTTTCGTACATCGACTTCATCTACAAGAAAATGGTTCTTTTGCTGAAAGCTGACAGAGTTGAGAAGCTCCTAAATACTATGAAAG CGCTCAAAATTCCAGGTCCTCTATTCAACCAAGAAGGTCATCATCACAGGGAGATCCTGCTAACCCAAGTGGCCAGCGCCAAGTCGACTCTATACATCTTCAACTTCATGGGGAACCTGTCTTGCCTCGTATGGCTTCTCGTTCCCATAGTGCAGTATTCTCGAGGCCATGAGATCCGATTCCCTTTATTGTTTCCCGTTGAAATTAATAAGGCACCCAA CTTCTACATAATCATGGTGTATTTATCGATACAATGGGTGAACCATGCCTACATAAACTCAACCCTGGATGTATTTATGTCTTGTCTTCTAGGCCAGTGTACTGCACAGATTCGTATTTTAAG GCTAGACCTGGAGACAGCAGTCGCAAGAAGTCATGAAAAAGCTCGCCAAGAGTCGATCAGTTTCTCGGAGGCCTTTCACAAACTGTTTACAGTATCACTCTTACACCATAAAGAAATAGTCCG AATGGCTGTAAACATAGAAGACATATTCGGCGGCGCCATGTTTTGTCAAATCGTGGTGACTGGCTGGATCTTCTGCACCACTGCATACAGAGCTGTTGAT ATGAACCCGGCCTCGGTGGAGTTCTGCTCGATGATCACGTACATCACGTGCGTGATGGTGGAGCTGGTGCTGTACTGCCTCTTCGGGAACCGACTGGCCATCGAG AGTGATAAAATATCGAACTCCGCATACAGTATGGACTGGCTGCAGCTCCCCGTGACTCATCGCAGGTCGCTGTTTATATTCCTGGAGAGAGTCAGGACTCCCATACAAGTGGTGGCGGGATACATCATACCACTCTCCGCAAGCACATTAGTTcag GTGCTGAAATCATCGTACACATTTTACGCAGTGCTGAACAAATCCAAAGAAATCTAA
- the LOC125488569 gene encoding uncharacterized protein LOC125488569: MSELAFSSMEPHLRVLRASGSYHLDRGSTPPWRYRLHRVYMGFVIFLPYLYVAQELAYVYTVRGNPDQVIYGLFKLFSYIDFIYKKMVLLLKADRVEKLLNTMKGFCNIKYYTCIYNKL, translated from the exons ATGTCAGAGCTGGCGTTCAGCAGTATGGAACCCCACTTGAGGGTGCTCCGGGCGAGCGGCTCCTACCACCTGGACCGCGGCTCCACGCCTCCATGGAGGTACAGACTACACCGGGTCTACATGGGCTTTGTCATCTTCCTCCCCTACTTGTATGTAGCTCAGGAGTTAGCTTATGTTTACACG GTACGAGGTAATCCAGATCAAGTAATTTACGGATTATTCAAGTTATTTTCGTACATCGACTTCATCTACAAGAAAATGGTTCTTTTGCTGAAAGCTGACAGAGTTGAGAAGCTCCTAAATACTATGAAAGGTTTTTGTAACATTAAGTATtatacttgtatttataacaaattatga
- the LOC105380751 gene encoding odorant receptor 94a isoform X2 produces MEENLAISVFRPHLKVLRTSGLFQLDPRTTPRSTFLLHQAFMRFSLLVPLVYASQEVVYMYQVRSDTDKVIDSMYLFLSFVASVYKQVILWLYADEVEGLMDIVKGPLFNRDDERQKMILRDLARRAKFIHNWAFGLTQVTCVLWTLKSMVMHLSGSELDFAIWLPFDHNHRTYFYFVLFYYWLVTSWLGCNDCNADLFASALLAQCMYQLSYLRIDLETLVETSKEKALKEGRVFHDVFQEKFKMLLLHYNEIIRLAKGMEYIFGGSIFCLFLVTGWIFCTSTYRCVNINPMSIDFASMVSYMICVLIEIALYCYFGNGLSYESEQLLYSAYNMDWLQLDTRHRRSLLIFMERVKRPVHTMAGTIIPLSAGTFLSILRSSYTFYAVLKTTSVSEHI; encoded by the exons ATGGAGGAAAACCTGGCCATATCCGTGTTCAGGCCTCACCTGAAGGTGCTCCGTACCAGCGGTTTGTTCCAGCTGGACCCGCGGACCACTCCTCGGTCCACCTTCCTGCTGCACCAGGCCTTCATGAGGTTCTCTCTGCTGGTGCCGCTGGTGTACGCCTCTCAGGAGGTCGTGTATATGTACCAG GTGCGCAGTGACACGGACAAAGTGATAGATTCCATGTACCTGTTCCTGTCATTTGTGGCCAGCGTCTACAAGCAGGTGATCCTGTGGCTCTACGCGGATGAGGTTGAAGGCCTCATGGACATTGTTAAAG GTCCACTCTTCAACCGAGACGACGAGCGACAAAAGATGATCCTCCGTGACTTAGCCAGGCGCGCCAAGTTCATACACAATTGGGCGTTCGGCCTGACCCAGGTCACGTGTGTGCTCTGGACCCTCAAGTCCATGGTGATGCATCTCAGCGGCAGTGAGTTGGACTTCGCTATCTGGCTGCCCTTTGACCACAACCACCGGACCTA TTTCTACTTTGTGCTTTTCTATTACTGGCTGGTAACATCGTGGCTGGGGTGCAACGACTGCAATGCAGACCTGTTTGCTTCTGCCCTCCTCGCACAGTGCATGTATCAACTCAGTTATTTGAG GATTGATCTAGAGACACTAGTTGAGACGAGCAAGGAGAAAGCACTAAAGGAAGGTCGAGTTTTTCATGATGTGTTCCAAGAAAAGTTCAAGATGCTCTTGCTGcattataatgaaattataaG GTTAGCCAAGGGCATGGAATATATTTTTGGTGGTTCCATTTTTTGCCTTTTCTTGGTGACTGGCTGGATTTTTTGCACAAGCACATACAGATGTGTGAAT ATTAATCCAATGTCTATTGATTTCGCATCCATGGTCTCATACATGATTTGTGTGTTGATAGAAATAGCTCTTTACTGCTACTTTGGGAATGGACTCTCCTATGAA AGCGAGCAACTCCTCTACTCCGCCTACAACATGGACTGGCTGCAACTGGACACTCGACACCGGCGCTCGCTGCTCATCTTCATGGAGCGCGTGAAGAGGCCTGTGCACACCATGGCCGGCACCATCATACCGCTGTCTGCAGGCACCTTCTTGTCG attCTTCGATCTTCGTACACTTTCTATGCCGTTTTGAAGACTACTAGCGTTTCAGAACACATATAA
- the LOC105380751 gene encoding odorant receptor 94a isoform X1, which produces MKMEENLAISVFRPHLKVLRTSGLFQLDPRTTPRSTFLLHQAFMRFSLLVPLVYASQEVVYMYQVRSDTDKVIDSMYLFLSFVASVYKQVILWLYADEVEGLMDIVKGPLFNRDDERQKMILRDLARRAKFIHNWAFGLTQVTCVLWTLKSMVMHLSGSELDFAIWLPFDHNHRTYFYFVLFYYWLVTSWLGCNDCNADLFASALLAQCMYQLSYLRIDLETLVETSKEKALKEGRVFHDVFQEKFKMLLLHYNEIIRLAKGMEYIFGGSIFCLFLVTGWIFCTSTYRCVNINPMSIDFASMVSYMICVLIEIALYCYFGNGLSYESEQLLYSAYNMDWLQLDTRHRRSLLIFMERVKRPVHTMAGTIIPLSAGTFLSILRSSYTFYAVLKTTSVSEHI; this is translated from the exons ATG AAAATGGAGGAAAACCTGGCCATATCCGTGTTCAGGCCTCACCTGAAGGTGCTCCGTACCAGCGGTTTGTTCCAGCTGGACCCGCGGACCACTCCTCGGTCCACCTTCCTGCTGCACCAGGCCTTCATGAGGTTCTCTCTGCTGGTGCCGCTGGTGTACGCCTCTCAGGAGGTCGTGTATATGTACCAG GTGCGCAGTGACACGGACAAAGTGATAGATTCCATGTACCTGTTCCTGTCATTTGTGGCCAGCGTCTACAAGCAGGTGATCCTGTGGCTCTACGCGGATGAGGTTGAAGGCCTCATGGACATTGTTAAAG GTCCACTCTTCAACCGAGACGACGAGCGACAAAAGATGATCCTCCGTGACTTAGCCAGGCGCGCCAAGTTCATACACAATTGGGCGTTCGGCCTGACCCAGGTCACGTGTGTGCTCTGGACCCTCAAGTCCATGGTGATGCATCTCAGCGGCAGTGAGTTGGACTTCGCTATCTGGCTGCCCTTTGACCACAACCACCGGACCTA TTTCTACTTTGTGCTTTTCTATTACTGGCTGGTAACATCGTGGCTGGGGTGCAACGACTGCAATGCAGACCTGTTTGCTTCTGCCCTCCTCGCACAGTGCATGTATCAACTCAGTTATTTGAG GATTGATCTAGAGACACTAGTTGAGACGAGCAAGGAGAAAGCACTAAAGGAAGGTCGAGTTTTTCATGATGTGTTCCAAGAAAAGTTCAAGATGCTCTTGCTGcattataatgaaattataaG GTTAGCCAAGGGCATGGAATATATTTTTGGTGGTTCCATTTTTTGCCTTTTCTTGGTGACTGGCTGGATTTTTTGCACAAGCACATACAGATGTGTGAAT ATTAATCCAATGTCTATTGATTTCGCATCCATGGTCTCATACATGATTTGTGTGTTGATAGAAATAGCTCTTTACTGCTACTTTGGGAATGGACTCTCCTATGAA AGCGAGCAACTCCTCTACTCCGCCTACAACATGGACTGGCTGCAACTGGACACTCGACACCGGCGCTCGCTGCTCATCTTCATGGAGCGCGTGAAGAGGCCTGTGCACACCATGGCCGGCACCATCATACCGCTGTCTGCAGGCACCTTCTTGTCG attCTTCGATCTTCGTACACTTTCTATGCCGTTTTGAAGACTACTAGCGTTTCAGAACACATATAA